The Lactuca sativa cultivar Salinas chromosome 2, Lsat_Salinas_v11, whole genome shotgun sequence genome includes a window with the following:
- the LOC111888884 gene encoding probable membrane-associated kinase regulator 2, protein MDVFSLLKFWRNAGVGDPISAGDFDITDDEGSFFDLVFTNPNNLEDQECGESPSVNVISGFHSDHYQQFSKLGGADSKSNHTYSSPHAVFFNNKRKILPLDSSNTKTPRSPFRGLMLGFQNNKTKLDKKEMKCEIEEVTISSLLKRDNSFRNKLRSEKFLDHDQMSSKRFSKDVVHKYLNLIKPLYIKVSKKSNDKVKSPDQTSFPSSSPATAPVFSPRKEEKPSGRTVFKEVRKHLGKSRSSSSSSATIKSIPSPASRKDDSALQQQDGIQSAILHCKRSYNSPSQGCNVLSRSGSAPSHGPRISIDEEKRSSI, encoded by the exons ATGGACGTTTTCAGCCTTCTCAAATTCTGGCGAAATGCCGGCGTCGGAGACCCCATTAGCGCCGGTGATTTTGATATTACGGACGACGAAGGATCATTTTTCGATTTGGTTTTCACAAATCCGAACAATCTCGAAGACCAAGAATGTGGTGAATCTCCTTCTGTCAACGTCATTAGTGGCTTCCACAGTGACCACTACCAACAATTTTCAAAGTTGGGTGGCGCTGATTCAAAGTCAAATCACACTTATTCGTCTCCCCATGCCGTGTTTTTCAACAATAAGAGGAAAATTTTGCCACTAGATTCCTCCAATACGAAGACGCCGAGGTCTCCGTTTCGAGGTTTGATGCTGGGGTTTCAGAATAACAAAACCAAGTTAGACAAGAAGGAAATGAAATGCGAAATCGAAGAGGTTACGATTAGTTCATTGCTCAAAAGAGATAACAGTTTCAGGAACAAATTGAGGTCGGAGAAGTTTCTAGATCATGATCAGATGTCGTCTAAGCGTTTCTCGAAGGACGTTGTTCACAAGTACTTGAATCTGATTAAGCCGTTGTATATTAAGGTCTCGAAAAAGTCTAACGACAAGGTGAAGTCGCCGGATCAGACTTCCTTCCCGTCTTCGTCTCCGGCGACTGCACCCGTATTTTCTCCAAGGAAGGAAGAGAAACCGTCAGGGAGAACAGTATTTAAAGAGGTCCGTAAGCATTTAGGCAAAAGTCGCTCCTCTTCGTCATCCTCCGCCACCATTAAATCGATTCCGTCGCCGGCGTCCAGGAAAGACGATTCAGCTTTGCAACAACAAGACGGAATCCAAAGCGCCATACTACACTGCAAAAGATCGTACAATTCACCTTCTCAAG GGTGCAACGTTCTTTCAAGATCTGGAAGTGCTCCATCTCATGGGCCTCGAATCTCCATTGATGAAGAGAAAAGAAGCAGCATCTGA